One segment of Toxotes jaculatrix isolate fToxJac2 chromosome 8, fToxJac2.pri, whole genome shotgun sequence DNA contains the following:
- the rab42b gene encoding ras-related protein Rab-42b, producing MDLTLWQYQFRIIMLGDSTVGKSSLLKRYTEDLFLEIINETVGVDFYVHFLEVEQGVRVKLQFWDTAGQERFRSVTRSYYRNSVGGLLVFDMTNRASFDHIKEWHAEVCDRVQPHKVVFVLVGQKSDRDALGERVVSREEAEKLAGQLGVPYVEASAKTGQNVRESFELLTRRVYQGLLSGEIELQEGWDGVKCTVPQALQLQRASLAQPSTAAKNNKKCCG from the exons ATGGACCTGACATTGTGGCAGTACCAGTTCAGGATCATCATGCTGGGGGACTCCACGGTGGGCAAGTCCTCCCTGCTGAAGCGCTACACTGAGGACTTGTTCCTGGAGATCATCAACGAGACAGTGGGCGTAGACTTCTATGTTCACTTCCTGGAGGTGGAGCAGGGGGTCCGTGTTAAGCTGCAGTTCTGGGACACGGCTGGACAGGAGAGGTTCAG gtCAGTGACCCGTTCTTATTACCGCAACTCAGTCGGAGGCCTGCTGGTGTTTGACATGACCAACCGAGCATCCTTTGACCATATTAAGGAGTGGCATGCCGAGGTGTGTGACAGAGTGCAGCCACATAAGGTTGTGTTTGTCCTGGTGGGTCAAAAGAGTGACCGAGATGCTCTTGGAGAGAGGGTGGTGAGTCGAGAAGAGGCTGAGAAACTGGCCGGTCAGCTAGGGGTGCCGTATGTGGAGGCTTCTGCCAAGACAGGACAAAATGTGAGGGAGTCCTTTGAACTTCTCACTCGACGGGTCTATCAGGGTCTTTTGAGTGGAGAGATAGAGCTGCAAGAGGGCTGGGATGGAGTTAAGTGCACTGTCCCACAGGCGCTGCAGTTACAGAGAGCCAGCCTGGCTCAGCCAAGTACAGCCGCCAAGAACAATAAGAAGTGCTGTGGTTAA
- the LOC121186104 gene encoding CTP synthase 1-like, which produces MKYILVTGGVISGIGKGIIASSVGTILKSCGLHVTAIKIDPYINIDAGTFSPYEHGEVFVLDDGGEVDLDLGNYERFLDIRLTKDNNLTTGKIYQSVINKERRGDYLGKTVQVVPHITDAIQEWVMNQARISVDDDGVEPQVCVIELGGTVGDIESMPFIEAFRQFQFKVKRENFCNIHVSLIPQPSTTGEQKTKPTQNSVRELRGLGLSPDLVMCRCTTPLETAVKEKISMFCHVEPTQVICVHDLSSVYRVPLLLEDQGVVSYFCQRLNLPVGMKPRKMLTKWKEMADRSDRFLEHVSIALVGKYTKLSDSYTSVIKALEHSALAINHKLEVKYIDSADLESTTLQDEPVKYHEAWQKLCSSHGVLVPGGFGVRGTEGKMLAISWARKQNKPFLGVCLGMQLAVCEFARNVLGWEDANSTEFNPESKHPVVIDMPEHNPGQMGGTMRLGKRRTIFKSNTSVLKKLYGNVEYVEERHRHRFEVNPELKHHFEAKGFQFVGQDVEGERMEVIELEGHCYFVGVQYHPEFTSRPIKPSPPYFGLLLAAAGKLQSYLTKGCRLSPRDTYSDRSGSSSPEAEISDLRFPSL; this is translated from the exons ATGAAGTACATCCTTGTTACGGGAGGTGTCATATCTGGCATTGGTAAGGGCATCATTGCCAGCAGCGTGGGAACAATCCTCAAGTCCTGCGGCCTTCATGTCACAGCCATCAAAATCGACCCCTATATCAATATCGACGCTGGCACCTTTTCACCATATGAACATG GTGAAGTATTTGTTCTCGATGATGGCGGCGAAGTGGATCTGGACTTGGGGAACTATGAGCGTTTCCTGGACATCCGTCTTACCAAGGACAACAACCTCACCACTGGAAAGATCTACCAGTCGGTTATcaacaaggagaggaggggagactACTTAGGCAAGACTGTACAAG TGGTACCCCACATCACAGATGCCATCCAGGAGTGGGTAATGAATCAAGCCAGGATTTCAGTGGATGACGATGGTGTGGAGCCTCAAGTTTGTGTTATAGAG CTGGGAGGCACAGTGGGGGACATCGAGAGCATGCCCTTCATTGAGGCATTCAGGCAGTTCCAGTTTAAGGTGAAGAGGGAAAACTTCTGCAACATCCATGTCAGCTTGATACCACAG CCCAGTACCACAGGAGAGcaaaaaaccaaaccaaccCAGAACAGTGTTCGAGAGCTCAGAGGGCTGGGCTTGTCTCCAGACTTG GTGATGTGCCGCTGTACAACGCCCCTAGAAACAGCTGTCAAGGAGAAGATCTCCATGTTTTGTCATGTGGAGCCCACACAG GTGATCTGCGTCCACGATCTCTCCTCAGTCTACAGAgtgcctctgctgctggaggaccAGGGTGTTGTGAGTTACTTCTGTCAGCGGCTGAACCTGCCTGTCGGGATGAAGCCCAGAAAGATGCTCACAAAGTGGAAGGAGATGGCTGACAG aTCTGACCGTTTCCTGGAGCATGTTTCCATAGCCCTGGTGGGGAAGTACACAAAGTTATCTGACTCCTACACCTCAGTTATTAAGGCCCTTGAACACTCAGCCCTCGCCATTAATCACAAACTGGAGGTCAAG TACATAGACTCTGCAGATCTGGAGTCTACCACTCTGCAAGATGAGCCAGTGAAATATCATGAGGCCTGGCAAAAACTCTGCAGTTCTCA TGGTGTTTTGGTACCAGGAGGTTTTGGTGTGAGAGGGACAGAAGGCAAGATGTTGGCTATTAGCTGGGCGAGGAAACAGAACAAGCCATTCCTGG GGGTTTGTTTGGGCATGCAGCTGGCAGTCTGTGAGTTTGCCCGCAATGTTCTTGGATGGGAAG ATGCAAACTCCACGGAATTTAATCCCGAATCCAAACACCCCGTG GTAATTGACATGCCAGAACACAACCCAGGGCAGATGGGTGGGACTATGAGGTtggggaagaggaggacgatTTTTAAATCCAACACCAGTGTACTGA aaaaactGTACGGCAATGTGGAATATGTTGAGGagaggcacagacacagatttgAG GTGAATCCTGAGCTGAAGCACCATTTTGAAGCAAAGGGTTTTCAGTTTGTTGGTCAGGATGTAGAAGGAGAGAGAATGGAGGTCATTGAACTGGAAG GCCATTGTTACTTTGTTGGAGTGCAGTACCATCCAGAGTTCACCTCCAGACCCATCAAACCTTCTCCTCCATATTTTGGTCtcctgctggctgctgcaggaaaactcCAGAGCTACCTGACCAAGGGCTGTCGCCTTTCTCCACG GGATACTTACAGTGACCGCAGCGGCAGCAGCTCTCCTGAAGCTGAGATCTCGGATCTGAGGTTTCCTTCTTTGTAG
- the taf12 gene encoding transcription initiation factor TFIID subunit 12, which translates to MANSTTTAVKVVGASGPPGRSSPEGSQVLSKKKLQDLVREIDPNEQLDEDVEEMLLQIADDFIESVVTAACQLARHRKSNTLEVKDVQLHLERQWNMWIPGYGSDEIRPFKKACTTEAHKQRMALIRKTTKK; encoded by the exons ATGGCTAATAGCACCACAACAGCTGTTAAGGTTGTGGGGGCCTCTGGCCCTCCTGGCAGAAGTAGCCCAGAAGGATCTCAG GTGCTCAGTAAGAAGAAGCTGCAGGACCTGGTGAGAGAGATTGACCCAAATGAGCAGCTGGACGAGGATGTTGAGGAG ATGCTGCTACAAATTGCAGATGACTTTATAGAAAGTGTAGTGACAGCGGCCTGTCAGCTGGCACGCCATCGGAAGTCCAACACCTTGGAGGTGAAGGATGTTCAGTTACATCTTG AACGCCAGTGGAACATGTGGATTCCTGGTTATGGTTCAGATGAGATCCGGCCGTTCAAGAAGGCTTGCACCACAGAGGCTCACAAACAG agaatGGCGCTGATCCGCAAGACAACCAAAAAATAG